The genomic DNA ATGCAGCTACGTCTCGCGTTACGCACTCCCAACTACTGGATGGTGCAGATCTCCACGATCCCGCAGGTGATCATCTTCTTCTCGGTGATCGAGGCGTTCGACCGTCCCGATCTGCTCATCAATGCGCTCCTCGCACCGATCCTGATGGCGATGTGGAGCACGGCGCTGTGGACGGGGGGAAGTGTGGTGCGTGACGATCGGTGGATGGGCCGTCTCGAGCTGCATGCCGCCGCGCCCGTCGGCTACGGGCTGGTGGTGACCGCCCGTGTGGCTGCCGTCGTGATGCTGTCGCTCCTCGTCGTTCCACTCACGCTCGCCACCGCCTGGGCGACCTACGGGATCGACATCCGCATCGCCCACCCGGTCGTGCTGGTCGTCGCGCTGCTGCTCACCGCGGCGGCGATCACCGGCACCGGCATGATCTTCTCCAGCATGACGATCCTGAGCCGCGCCGCGACCACCTTCCAATCGTCGGCGTCGTACCCGTTTCTGCTGCTCGGCGGCGTGTTCGTGCCCCTGGCGCTGCTGCCGGTCTGGGCTCGGCCGTTCGGACGCCTGGTATTCCTTTCGTGGGGCTCCGACCTGATTCGTGACAGCGTCACCCAACCGGTGGTCACTGCCCTGCCATGGCGTCTCGCGGCGATCGTGGTCCTGGGGGCTGTCGGCTTCGGTGTCGCCCAGTGGCTCGTTCGGGTGGTGCTCTACCGAGTGAGAGCGACAGGGGAGATCGCGGCCCCATGACCGCCGCTCTGCGCATCGCCCGCAACGCCGCCCTCGTCGGCTACCTGGACGTGCGCGCCCAGTACACGTGGAAGTCGTGGCTGTTCGGCTGGATCGTCCGTGCCACCGCACAAGTGCTGTTCTTCACCGCGATGGGACTGCTCGTCGGTGGACGCGACCTCGTCCTGTTCGCGTTCGTCGGCAACGTGGCCGCCAGGGCTGCACAGGCGCCGCTCGGCACGGGACCCGACACGGCGTGGGAACGGGGTCTCGGGACGCTGCCGCTGCTCGTTGTGGCGCCCCGGTCGATGCTGCCGGTGTTCGGTGGACGGTCGGCCTTCTACATCGTGCAGGGCCTCGTGGAGGCGAGCCTCATCTTCGTGATCCTCGCACCGTTCGTCGGGTTCTCCGGCAACTGGTGGTGGCTTCCCGTCGGATTGCTGGCCATCAGCCTCGGGGCATACGGGCTCGGCCTGTTCCTCGCCGCGATCGCCATCCGGCGCCTGCGGATCGGCAACATCCTGTTCAACCTGGTCTTCTACACGCTGATCACCATCGGCGGGGTGAACGTGGCGACGAGCGTCTTCCCGACCTGGGTGCAACGAACCGCCGACCTGCTGCCCTTGCACCACGGGCTCCTGGGGTTGCGGGAGCTCCTCGCCACCGGACCCTCGAGAGGCGCGTTCGGCCAACTCGGCCTGGAGCTTCTGGTCGGTGTCGGCTGGTTCCTCATCGCCCTCGTCGGGTTCCGCCTCTTCGCCGAGGGTGGCCGGCGCGACGGCACGATCGATCTCGAGGAGTAGCGAGCCTGTGTGAGGATTGTCGGGCGTTCCGGTCGCCGGCAGGAGTGCGAATCTCGGCGGCGGCCCCAACTTCGGCGGTGAGCATCGGGTGATCGAACACGCCTGCCTGTGCGCTGTGAGAGGTTGGTCGATCCTGGCGCCGAAACGCGGTGCGGCCGGTGCTGCCGAGATGAGTGCCGGCGAGTTCGCCGAACTTGCCCGACCGTTGAGAGCGCCGAATTCCCGGTAGCAGGAGCGGGAGCCATCGTGCCGTGCCCGCCGAGGTCGTGGGCGATGAGTCGGTCGGCGAGCTTCGAGACGGAAGCTGCTCGTCCGCCGCCGAACCCGTCTCGCCCGTCAGAGCGCCAGCGCCAGGAACCCGACATAGGCGACGACGAGCACCGCACCTTCCCAGCGCACGAGACGGTTCCCCGTCGCGGTCAAGATGCCGGCGAGGGCCGAGATGACGAGCATGAAGATGATCGGGACTCGGAAATCGGCGGTGAAGGTGCCGGTTCCCGCAAGAGCGGCTGCTCCGGCGACACCCAGAGAGTTGAACAGGTTCGAGCCGAGAACGTTGCCGATCACGAGTGCGTTTTCGTGTCGCCTCGCTGCGGCGATTCCGGTGGCGAGTTCCGGCAGGCTCGTGCCGACGGCGACGAGCGAGAGTCCGATGAACCCCTGGCTGAGACCCAGTTCGACGGCCACGATGCGGGCACCCCTGACCAGCAGATCGGCGCCGACGAGCGTCAGGGCCAACGCGATGAGTCCGACGGTGAGCTCGACTGCGGCCCCTTTGCCGGGGGGAGCGAGCTCGTTGACGTCGAGTTTCACGATGCCCTCTGCGATGTCCCGCCGTGACCACGAGACCAGCAGGAACGCAGAGATGACGATTCCGACGATGAGCACCACCCCCTCGACGGCGCTGATCGTTCCCTCCCACGCCAAGGCGCTGAAGGCAACGACGCCGGCGAGCATGAGGATGCCTTCCCTCTTGATCGTGTGCAGATGCCCGGCAACGGGCAGGATCATGACCGAGACACCCAGCACAAGGCTCAGGTTCGCCACGTTCGATCCGACGATGTTCCCGATCGCCATGTCCATCTCGCCCCGGGCGGCGGCGAGCGTGCTGACCAGCAGCTCGGGAGCCGAAGTGCCCATTCCGATCACGAGCGCACCGATGAGCACCGCGGACATCCCCCAGATTCGGGCAAGACGCGCCGCGGAGAGCACCAGCCGATCGGCGGCAACGGTCAGCAGCACGAGTCCGAGTACCACGAGCACGACGGCACCGATCACCGCTCATCCCTCCATGCGAGCCACTCTTTGACGGCTCCGGTGTCGTAGGACGGCCCGTCGAGGCTGAGCACCACCTGTTCCGCCCCGGCGGCGACGAGATCGTCCGCCAGGTCGATGCGCCGTTCGCTCACACCGACAGACCGTTCGATCGTGGAAGGGTCCCTGCCGATGCGGCCGCACCAGCGATCCAAGACCCGGTTCTTGTGCGCGTAGAGCTCCGGGTTTGTCGTGCTGAAGAAACCATGCCAGATGTTCGCGTGCTGGGCAGTGATCCTCAGGGTCACCTTCTCTCCACCGCCTCCGACCAGAATCGGGATGGAGCGTTTCGGAGGTGGGTTCAGGTCGGCCAGACGAGCCTTGATGATCGGGAGATCGCGATCCAGGTCGCGAAGGCGACTTGGCGCCGTTCCGAATTCATACCCGTATTCGTCGTAGTCCCGCTGAAACCATCCCGACCCGATGCCCAGGATCAGGCGGCCCTCGGAGATGTGGTCGACCGTACGGGCCATGTCGGCGAGCAGATTCGGATTCCGATACGAGTTGCAGGTCACCAGGCATCCGATCTCGACCTGCTCGGTGATCTCCGCCCACGAGGCCAGCATCGTCCACGCCTCGAAGTGTTTGCCGTCACGGTCGCCGGACAACGCGAAGAAGTGGTCCCAGTTGTAGATGATGTCGACGCCAAGGGCCTCACATTCGAGCACTGCCCTGCGAATGTCCGAGTACTCGGCATGTTGGGGCTGCAGTTGCACAGCGATTCGGAGCATGCGCGCACAGTAGCGGGCGTAGGCTGGAAACGATCGACCAGAGGAGTGAATGTGGAGTTCCAGTCCTATGCCTACGGCCAGAACTTTTTCACGATCGACGCAGACCTCTCCGTGGTGCTGAGCCGGTACTGGCAGGATTTCGACGCCCACCGCGAGGAGATGACACGGTGGGGCCGGCTGATGGGATCCGAGGCCTACGAGGTCGGCTACCACATCGACCAGGGGGCGGTACCGGAGCTGGTGATGCATGACCTGGACGGCAACCGGGTCGATCGTGCGCGGATCTCTCCGGCGCAGAAGGCGTTGCTGGCGAAGCTCGCACCGATGATGCGTCCCATCTACGACGGGGGGAGCTGGCATCACCACTACGCGATCGGGTATCTCCTCGGCGACCCGGGCTTGTACTGCATTCTGACGATCACCCAGCAGACGGCGTACGCGATCCACAAGTATGCGCCCGAGCTGGGCGAGTGGAAGGATCGGCTCCTGGCGGGGGAGGCTTGGGGTGCGACGTGGATGACCGAGATCCAGGGTGGGAGCGACCTTGGTGCGAACAAGACCGTTGCTCATCGCGACGAGGAGGGTTGGCACCTCTCCGCGGGTGACAAGTACTTCGCGAGCGGGGCGGGCCTGACCGACGTCGCGATCACCACCGCCCGTCCGGAAGGAGCACCGGAAGGCCCGAAAGGCCTTGCCTTGTTCCTCGTGCCCCGTCTTCGCCGGGACGGCACGCTCAACTTCACGGTGCGCAGACTCAAGAACAAGTCTGCGACCCGCGCCGTTCCCTCCGGAGAGGTCGAGTTCGATGGCGCAGAGGCATACCTCATCGGGCGACCCGAAGAGGGGATCTACTACACGTTGGAGAACCTCACGATCTCGCGACTGGCAAATGCGGTCGCCGCGATGGGGATCGCCAAGAAGGCGCATCTCGAGACGCTGACCCGGGTCCAACGGCGCACCGCCTTCGGACACCCGCTCGCAGAGCTTCCGTTGATTCGCCGGGATATGGTGGACCTCGCGGTCCGACAGGCCGGTGGCATGGCGATTGCATTCCGGGCCGTCGAAGCGTTCGATCATGCCTGGCATGACCGGCCTCCCTACACCGCCGAGTATCACTACGCCCGCTTCCTGTCGCACCTCGCCAAGAACCGCACCGCCAACCACGCGGCAGAGATCACTCGCCTCGGTATGGAGATCTTCGGGGGGCTGGGGTTCCTGGAGGAGTATGCGGTCGCACGCTGGCACCGGGAGGCTCTCATTACGCCGATCTGGGAAGGTCCCAGCAACGTGCAGGCGATCGACATGCTCGAAGCGATGCAGAAGAAGGGAGCGCACGAGCAGTTCGTCGACGAGTTCACAACGCTGTTGGAGAGCGTGGGTACGCCCGCTGCGGAGATGGCCCTCAAGACGATCCAGGGGACTCTCTCGGATCTGGCCCGTATGGGCGCCGACGAGGCCCAATGGCATTCGAAGCGCGCACTGGTGAGATTCGCCGATGCGGCACAGGTCGGTCTTCTCTACGACCTGGCCGATACGGGTGGTGACCGGTACGCCAAGCTGGCGGAACTCTATGCGGCGCACTTCATCGAAGGCGAGGAGTACCCGGCTTGGGCCATGAAGGACGCCTCCGTGTAGCCAGACCCCCCACTCATCCGTTCTCGTGACACTTCGAGGGGATAATCCCAGCCAACCGTCACGAGAACGGATAGGTGGGTCGGCGGTCTACCGTCCTGTTGCGAGCTGCTTGGCTGCTTCGACGAGTGCCTCGGGAGGGACCTCCCCCGGGAAACGGAAGTCGACGTTGCCTTCGGCGGTCACGAAGACGAAGAACGGGAATGCGTTGAGCCCGAACGCCTGGGCCGCAGAGTTCTGTGCGTCATCCGCCATGGTCGGGATCGGCCAGTCGGCCAGCCACTTCGACGGTGGGTAGTTGGGTGCCGTAGGATCTGATGCCGTCGAGACCGCGTAGAAGTCGACCCCGTCGGGCAGGCCGTTCGCCTTGATGTACGGTTTCAGTTCTTTCACGTCGTTCTGACAGTGCGGGCACCAGTGGGTGAGGAAGATGATGATCTTGGGTTTCCCATCGTTGGTGATGGAGATCGGGGTGCCATCGAATGAGAAGCCGGACAACGTCGGAGCCTGCTGCCCGACGGCCGGGTCGGCGCCCTTCTCGGGATAGCGTGGCAGG from Actinomycetota bacterium includes the following:
- a CDS encoding ABC transporter permease encodes the protein MTAALRIARNAALVGYLDVRAQYTWKSWLFGWIVRATAQVLFFTAMGLLVGGRDLVLFAFVGNVAARAAQAPLGTGPDTAWERGLGTLPLLVVAPRSMLPVFGGRSAFYIVQGLVEASLIFVILAPFVGFSGNWWWLPVGLLAISLGAYGLGLFLAAIAIRRLRIGNILFNLVFYTLITIGGVNVATSVFPTWVQRTADLLPLHHGLLGLRELLATGPSRGAFGQLGLELLVGVGWFLIALVGFRLFAEGGRRDGTIDLEE
- a CDS encoding ABC transporter permease; the encoded protein is MNAAAAAFKMQLRLALRTPNYWMVQISTIPQVIIFFSVIEAFDRPDLLINALLAPILMAMWSTALWTGGSVVRDDRWMGRLELHAAAPVGYGLVVTARVAAVVMLSLLVVPLTLATAWATYGIDIRIAHPVVLVVALLLTAAAITGTGMIFSSMTILSRAATTFQSSASYPFLLLGGVFVPLALLPVWARPFGRLVFLSWGSDLIRDSVTQPVVTALPWRLAAIVVLGAVGFGVAQWLVRVVLYRVRATGEIAAP
- a CDS encoding acyl-CoA dehydrogenase is translated as MEFQSYAYGQNFFTIDADLSVVLSRYWQDFDAHREEMTRWGRLMGSEAYEVGYHIDQGAVPELVMHDLDGNRVDRARISPAQKALLAKLAPMMRPIYDGGSWHHHYAIGYLLGDPGLYCILTITQQTAYAIHKYAPELGEWKDRLLAGEAWGATWMTEIQGGSDLGANKTVAHRDEEGWHLSAGDKYFASGAGLTDVAITTARPEGAPEGPKGLALFLVPRLRRDGTLNFTVRRLKNKSATRAVPSGEVEFDGAEAYLIGRPEEGIYYTLENLTISRLANAVAAMGIAKKAHLETLTRVQRRTAFGHPLAELPLIRRDMVDLAVRQAGGMAIAFRAVEAFDHAWHDRPPYTAEYHYARFLSHLAKNRTANHAAEITRLGMEIFGGLGFLEEYAVARWHREALITPIWEGPSNVQAIDMLEAMQKKGAHEQFVDEFTTLLESVGTPAAEMALKTIQGTLSDLARMGADEAQWHSKRALVRFADAAQVGLLYDLADTGGDRYAKLAELYAAHFIEGEEYPAWAMKDASV
- a CDS encoding TlpA family protein disulfide reductase: MSKNVEQERADTTGSRRTVIVVAIVAVLAIAGIAALSTGGGNGSPGGGGTISETQPVTVSGVALPRYPEKGADPAVGQQAPTLSGFSFDGTPISITNDGKPKIIIFLTHWCPHCQNDVKELKPYIKANGLPDGVDFYAVSTASDPTAPNYPPSKWLADWPIPTMADDAQNSAAQAFGLNAFPFFVFVTAEGNVDFRFPGEVPPEALVEAAKQLATGR
- a CDS encoding LLM class F420-dependent oxidoreductase, translating into MLRIAVQLQPQHAEYSDIRRAVLECEALGVDIIYNWDHFFALSGDRDGKHFEAWTMLASWAEITEQVEIGCLVTCNSYRNPNLLADMARTVDHISEGRLILGIGSGWFQRDYDEYGYEFGTAPSRLRDLDRDLPIIKARLADLNPPPKRSIPILVGGGGEKVTLRITAQHANIWHGFFSTTNPELYAHKNRVLDRWCGRIGRDPSTIERSVGVSERRIDLADDLVAAGAEQVVLSLDGPSYDTGAVKEWLAWRDER
- a CDS encoding calcium/sodium antiporter → MIGAVVLVVLGLVLLTVAADRLVLSAARLARIWGMSAVLIGALVIGMGTSAPELLVSTLAAARGEMDMAIGNIVGSNVANLSLVLGVSVMILPVAGHLHTIKREGILMLAGVVAFSALAWEGTISAVEGVVLIVGIVISAFLLVSWSRRDIAEGIVKLDVNELAPPGKGAAVELTVGLIALALTLVGADLLVRGARIVAVELGLSQGFIGLSLVAVGTSLPELATGIAAARRHENALVIGNVLGSNLFNSLGVAGAAALAGTGTFTADFRVPIIFMLVISALAGILTATGNRLVRWEGAVLVVAYVGFLALAL